A DNA window from Syngnathus typhle isolate RoL2023-S1 ecotype Sweden linkage group LG2, RoL_Styp_1.0, whole genome shotgun sequence contains the following coding sequences:
- the LOC133167123 gene encoding C4b-binding protein alpha chain-like isoform X6 — protein sequence MDISLFLVLSYLGLVMIAQAKDCSRPTLGSNTNLNDEDLLKDTFPDGSKANLVCAVGHQWTGGVKYVTCTDGVWSPVTIQCTAISCGAAEEVENGIVDYPNGIEFGAQLSISCNRGFILVGAARRTCLADGTWSNHPPNCIAVTCDPPPKVAQGNFNPPKEIYQYEDVVQYSCDQDYVLNGSKHRDCSDDGQFKPGPPVCVKVNCPELEIVNAEMVSGARPPYGHMASVTFECISGYKMVGSPTVTCDINSRWLPKLPSCQPSSKPDPETENKSDSSHLGMSLGIAFAAIGKATPTMRLPQMWREWCSRDGRTPAGTTLLEMGRGL from the exons ATGGACATCTCCTTGTTTCTGGTTTTGAGCTATCTTGGCCTTGTCATGATTGCTCAAG CTAAAGATTGTTCCAGGCCTACATTAGGCAGCAACACAAACCTCAACGATGAGGACTTACTTAAAGATACATTTCCAGATGGGAGCAAAGCTAATCTTGTCTGCGCTGTGGGTCACCAGTGGACGGGGGGCGTTAAATATGTCACATGTACAGATGGTGTGTGGAGTCCTGTGACCATACAATGCACCG ctatttCCTGTGGCGCTGCAGAAGAAGTAGAGAATGGGATTGTTGATTATCCAAATGGTATTGAGTTTGGTGCCCAATTATCCATCAGTTGTAATAGAGG tttcatattgGTTGGTGCCGCTCGACGCACTTGTTTGGCCGATGGAACTTGGAGTAACCACCCACCCAACTGTATAG CGGTGACCTGTGATCCTCCACCAAAAGTGGCTCAAGGCAATTTCAACCCTCCAAAGGAAATCTACCAGTATGAAGACGTTGTACAATACTCCTGTGACCAAGATTATGTTCTCAATGGATCCAAACATCGAGATTGTTCCGATGATGGACAATTCAAACCTGGTCCACCTGTTTGTGTCA AGGTTAACTGTCCTGAGCTGGAGATTGTAAATGCCGAGATGGTTTCAGGTGCTCGACCCCCGTACGGCCACATGGCATCTGTGACGTTTGAGTGCATATCTGGATACAAGATGGTTGGCTCTCCCACCGTGACGTGTGACATCAACAGTCGCTGGTTACCGAAACTTCCAAGTTGTCAGC CCTCTTCTAAACCAGATCCTGAAACGGAAAACA AAAGTGATAGTAGTCATTTGGGGATGTCTCTGGGTATTGCTTTTGCAG CTATCGGAAAGGCCACTCCGACCATGAGGCTACCACAGATGTGGCGGGAATGGTGCTCTCG TGATGGCAGGACTCCTGCTGGCACAACATTGCTAGAAATGGGAAGAGGACTGTAA
- the LOC133167123 gene encoding membrane cofactor protein-like isoform X7, with product MDISLFLVLSYLGLVMIAQAKDCSRPTLGSNTNLNDEDLLKDTFPDGSKANLVCAVGHQWTGGVKYVTCTDGVWSPVTIQCTAISCGAAEEVENGIVDYPNGIEFGAQLSISCNRGFILVGAARRTCLADGTWSNHPPNCIAVTCDPPPKVAQGNFNPPKEIYQYEDVVQYSCDQDYVLNGSKHRDCSDDGQFKPGPPVCVKVNCPELEIVNAEMVSGARPPYGHMASVTFECISGYKMVGSPTVTCDINSRWLPKLPSCQRKEIPKSTTTVTTPKAKVTPTASSKPDPETENKSDSSHLGMSLGIAFAVMAGLLLAQHC from the exons ATGGACATCTCCTTGTTTCTGGTTTTGAGCTATCTTGGCCTTGTCATGATTGCTCAAG CTAAAGATTGTTCCAGGCCTACATTAGGCAGCAACACAAACCTCAACGATGAGGACTTACTTAAAGATACATTTCCAGATGGGAGCAAAGCTAATCTTGTCTGCGCTGTGGGTCACCAGTGGACGGGGGGCGTTAAATATGTCACATGTACAGATGGTGTGTGGAGTCCTGTGACCATACAATGCACCG ctatttCCTGTGGCGCTGCAGAAGAAGTAGAGAATGGGATTGTTGATTATCCAAATGGTATTGAGTTTGGTGCCCAATTATCCATCAGTTGTAATAGAGG tttcatattgGTTGGTGCCGCTCGACGCACTTGTTTGGCCGATGGAACTTGGAGTAACCACCCACCCAACTGTATAG CGGTGACCTGTGATCCTCCACCAAAAGTGGCTCAAGGCAATTTCAACCCTCCAAAGGAAATCTACCAGTATGAAGACGTTGTACAATACTCCTGTGACCAAGATTATGTTCTCAATGGATCCAAACATCGAGATTGTTCCGATGATGGACAATTCAAACCTGGTCCACCTGTTTGTGTCA AGGTTAACTGTCCTGAGCTGGAGATTGTAAATGCCGAGATGGTTTCAGGTGCTCGACCCCCGTACGGCCACATGGCATCTGTGACGTTTGAGTGCATATCTGGATACAAGATGGTTGGCTCTCCCACCGTGACGTGTGACATCAACAGTCGCTGGTTACCGAAACTTCCAAGTTGTCAGC GAAAAGAAATTCCTAAATCAACTACAACGGTTACAACCCCTAAGGCCAAAGTGACGCCAACAG CCTCTTCTAAACCAGATCCTGAAACGGAAAACA AAAGTGATAGTAGTCATTTGGGGATGTCTCTGGGTATTGCTTTTGCAG TGATGGCAGGACTCCTGCTGGCACAACATTGCTAG
- the LOC133167123 gene encoding membrane cofactor protein-like isoform X4 → MDISLFLVLSYLGLVMIAQAKDCSRPTLGSNTNLNDEDLLKDTFPDGSKANLVCAVGHQWTGGVKYVTCTDGVWSPVTIQCTAISCGAAEEVENGIVDYPNGIEFGAQLSISCNRGFILVGAARRTCLADGTWSNHPPNCIAVTCDPPPKVAQGNFNPPKEIYQYEDVVQYSCDQDYVLNGSKHRDCSDDGQFKPGPPVCVKVNCPELEIVNAEMVSGARPPYGHMASVTFECISGYKMVGSPTVTCDINSRWLPKLPSCQRKEIPKSTTTVTTPKAKVTPTASSKPDPETENKSDSSHLGMSLGIAFAAIGKATPTMRLPQMWREWCSRDGRTPAGTTLLEMGRGL, encoded by the exons ATGGACATCTCCTTGTTTCTGGTTTTGAGCTATCTTGGCCTTGTCATGATTGCTCAAG CTAAAGATTGTTCCAGGCCTACATTAGGCAGCAACACAAACCTCAACGATGAGGACTTACTTAAAGATACATTTCCAGATGGGAGCAAAGCTAATCTTGTCTGCGCTGTGGGTCACCAGTGGACGGGGGGCGTTAAATATGTCACATGTACAGATGGTGTGTGGAGTCCTGTGACCATACAATGCACCG ctatttCCTGTGGCGCTGCAGAAGAAGTAGAGAATGGGATTGTTGATTATCCAAATGGTATTGAGTTTGGTGCCCAATTATCCATCAGTTGTAATAGAGG tttcatattgGTTGGTGCCGCTCGACGCACTTGTTTGGCCGATGGAACTTGGAGTAACCACCCACCCAACTGTATAG CGGTGACCTGTGATCCTCCACCAAAAGTGGCTCAAGGCAATTTCAACCCTCCAAAGGAAATCTACCAGTATGAAGACGTTGTACAATACTCCTGTGACCAAGATTATGTTCTCAATGGATCCAAACATCGAGATTGTTCCGATGATGGACAATTCAAACCTGGTCCACCTGTTTGTGTCA AGGTTAACTGTCCTGAGCTGGAGATTGTAAATGCCGAGATGGTTTCAGGTGCTCGACCCCCGTACGGCCACATGGCATCTGTGACGTTTGAGTGCATATCTGGATACAAGATGGTTGGCTCTCCCACCGTGACGTGTGACATCAACAGTCGCTGGTTACCGAAACTTCCAAGTTGTCAGC GAAAAGAAATTCCTAAATCAACTACAACGGTTACAACCCCTAAGGCCAAAGTGACGCCAACAG CCTCTTCTAAACCAGATCCTGAAACGGAAAACA AAAGTGATAGTAGTCATTTGGGGATGTCTCTGGGTATTGCTTTTGCAG CTATCGGAAAGGCCACTCCGACCATGAGGCTACCACAGATGTGGCGGGAATGGTGCTCTCG TGATGGCAGGACTCCTGCTGGCACAACATTGCTAGAAATGGGAAGAGGACTGTAA
- the LOC133167123 gene encoding membrane cofactor protein-like isoform X1, translating to MDISLFLVLSYLGLVMIAQAKDCSRPTLGSNTNLNDEDLLKDTFPDGSKANLVCAVGHQWTGGVKYVTCTDGVWSPVTIQCTAISCGAAEEVENGIVDYPNGIEFGAQLSISCNRGFILVGAARRTCLADGTWSNHPPNCIAVTCDPPPKVAQGNFNPPKEIYQYEDVVQYSCDQDYVLNGSKHRDCSDDGQFKPGPPVCVKVNCPELEIVNAEMVSGARPPYGHMASVTFECISGYKMVGSPTVTCDINSRWLPKLPSCQRKEIPKSTTTVTTPKAKVTPTASSKPDPETENKSDSSHLGMSLGIAFAVIIGLAIAIIIGCYYFGCLAFLNKKSKNGYRKGHSDHEATTDVAGMVLSVRH from the exons ATGGACATCTCCTTGTTTCTGGTTTTGAGCTATCTTGGCCTTGTCATGATTGCTCAAG CTAAAGATTGTTCCAGGCCTACATTAGGCAGCAACACAAACCTCAACGATGAGGACTTACTTAAAGATACATTTCCAGATGGGAGCAAAGCTAATCTTGTCTGCGCTGTGGGTCACCAGTGGACGGGGGGCGTTAAATATGTCACATGTACAGATGGTGTGTGGAGTCCTGTGACCATACAATGCACCG ctatttCCTGTGGCGCTGCAGAAGAAGTAGAGAATGGGATTGTTGATTATCCAAATGGTATTGAGTTTGGTGCCCAATTATCCATCAGTTGTAATAGAGG tttcatattgGTTGGTGCCGCTCGACGCACTTGTTTGGCCGATGGAACTTGGAGTAACCACCCACCCAACTGTATAG CGGTGACCTGTGATCCTCCACCAAAAGTGGCTCAAGGCAATTTCAACCCTCCAAAGGAAATCTACCAGTATGAAGACGTTGTACAATACTCCTGTGACCAAGATTATGTTCTCAATGGATCCAAACATCGAGATTGTTCCGATGATGGACAATTCAAACCTGGTCCACCTGTTTGTGTCA AGGTTAACTGTCCTGAGCTGGAGATTGTAAATGCCGAGATGGTTTCAGGTGCTCGACCCCCGTACGGCCACATGGCATCTGTGACGTTTGAGTGCATATCTGGATACAAGATGGTTGGCTCTCCCACCGTGACGTGTGACATCAACAGTCGCTGGTTACCGAAACTTCCAAGTTGTCAGC GAAAAGAAATTCCTAAATCAACTACAACGGTTACAACCCCTAAGGCCAAAGTGACGCCAACAG CCTCTTCTAAACCAGATCCTGAAACGGAAAACA AAAGTGATAGTAGTCATTTGGGGATGTCTCTGGGTATTGCTTTTGCAG TCATCATTGGATTAGCTATCGCCATTATCATTGGATGCTATTACTTTGGATGCCTTGCATTTCTcaacaaaaagagcaaaaatGG CTATCGGAAAGGCCACTCCGACCATGAGGCTACCACAGATGTGGCGGGAATGGTGCTCTCGGTAAGACACTAG
- the LOC133167123 gene encoding C4b-binding protein alpha chain-like isoform X8 yields MDISLFLVLSYLGLVMIAQAKDCSRPTLGSNTNLNDEDLLKDTFPDGSKANLVCAVGHQWTGGVKYVTCTDGVWSPVTIQCTAISCGAAEEVENGIVDYPNGIEFGAQLSISCNRGFILVGAARRTCLADGTWSNHPPNCIAVTCDPPPKVAQGNFNPPKEIYQYEDVVQYSCDQDYVLNGSKHRDCSDDGQFKPGPPVCVKVNCPELEIVNAEMVSGARPPYGHMASVTFECISGYKMVGSPTVTCDINSRWLPKLPSCQPSSKPDPETENKSDSSHLGMSLGIAFAVMAGLLLAQHC; encoded by the exons ATGGACATCTCCTTGTTTCTGGTTTTGAGCTATCTTGGCCTTGTCATGATTGCTCAAG CTAAAGATTGTTCCAGGCCTACATTAGGCAGCAACACAAACCTCAACGATGAGGACTTACTTAAAGATACATTTCCAGATGGGAGCAAAGCTAATCTTGTCTGCGCTGTGGGTCACCAGTGGACGGGGGGCGTTAAATATGTCACATGTACAGATGGTGTGTGGAGTCCTGTGACCATACAATGCACCG ctatttCCTGTGGCGCTGCAGAAGAAGTAGAGAATGGGATTGTTGATTATCCAAATGGTATTGAGTTTGGTGCCCAATTATCCATCAGTTGTAATAGAGG tttcatattgGTTGGTGCCGCTCGACGCACTTGTTTGGCCGATGGAACTTGGAGTAACCACCCACCCAACTGTATAG CGGTGACCTGTGATCCTCCACCAAAAGTGGCTCAAGGCAATTTCAACCCTCCAAAGGAAATCTACCAGTATGAAGACGTTGTACAATACTCCTGTGACCAAGATTATGTTCTCAATGGATCCAAACATCGAGATTGTTCCGATGATGGACAATTCAAACCTGGTCCACCTGTTTGTGTCA AGGTTAACTGTCCTGAGCTGGAGATTGTAAATGCCGAGATGGTTTCAGGTGCTCGACCCCCGTACGGCCACATGGCATCTGTGACGTTTGAGTGCATATCTGGATACAAGATGGTTGGCTCTCCCACCGTGACGTGTGACATCAACAGTCGCTGGTTACCGAAACTTCCAAGTTGTCAGC CCTCTTCTAAACCAGATCCTGAAACGGAAAACA AAAGTGATAGTAGTCATTTGGGGATGTCTCTGGGTATTGCTTTTGCAG TGATGGCAGGACTCCTGCTGGCACAACATTGCTAG
- the LOC133167123 gene encoding membrane cofactor protein-like isoform X2, which produces MDISLFLVLSYLGLVMIAQAKDCSRPTLGSNTNLNDEDLLKDTFPDGSKANLVCAVGHQWTGGVKYVTCTDGVWSPVTIQCTAISCGAAEEVENGIVDYPNGIEFGAQLSISCNRGFILVGAARRTCLADGTWSNHPPNCIAVTCDPPPKVAQGNFNPPKEIYQYEDVVQYSCDQDYVLNGSKHRDCSDDGQFKPGPPVCVKVNCPELEIVNAEMVSGARPPYGHMASVTFECISGYKMVGSPTVTCDINSRWLPKLPSCQRKEIPKSTTTVTTPKAKVTPTASSKPDPETENKSDSSHLGMSLGIAFAVIIGLAIAIIIGCYYFGCLAFLNKKSKNGYRKGHSDHEATTDVAGMVLS; this is translated from the exons ATGGACATCTCCTTGTTTCTGGTTTTGAGCTATCTTGGCCTTGTCATGATTGCTCAAG CTAAAGATTGTTCCAGGCCTACATTAGGCAGCAACACAAACCTCAACGATGAGGACTTACTTAAAGATACATTTCCAGATGGGAGCAAAGCTAATCTTGTCTGCGCTGTGGGTCACCAGTGGACGGGGGGCGTTAAATATGTCACATGTACAGATGGTGTGTGGAGTCCTGTGACCATACAATGCACCG ctatttCCTGTGGCGCTGCAGAAGAAGTAGAGAATGGGATTGTTGATTATCCAAATGGTATTGAGTTTGGTGCCCAATTATCCATCAGTTGTAATAGAGG tttcatattgGTTGGTGCCGCTCGACGCACTTGTTTGGCCGATGGAACTTGGAGTAACCACCCACCCAACTGTATAG CGGTGACCTGTGATCCTCCACCAAAAGTGGCTCAAGGCAATTTCAACCCTCCAAAGGAAATCTACCAGTATGAAGACGTTGTACAATACTCCTGTGACCAAGATTATGTTCTCAATGGATCCAAACATCGAGATTGTTCCGATGATGGACAATTCAAACCTGGTCCACCTGTTTGTGTCA AGGTTAACTGTCCTGAGCTGGAGATTGTAAATGCCGAGATGGTTTCAGGTGCTCGACCCCCGTACGGCCACATGGCATCTGTGACGTTTGAGTGCATATCTGGATACAAGATGGTTGGCTCTCCCACCGTGACGTGTGACATCAACAGTCGCTGGTTACCGAAACTTCCAAGTTGTCAGC GAAAAGAAATTCCTAAATCAACTACAACGGTTACAACCCCTAAGGCCAAAGTGACGCCAACAG CCTCTTCTAAACCAGATCCTGAAACGGAAAACA AAAGTGATAGTAGTCATTTGGGGATGTCTCTGGGTATTGCTTTTGCAG TCATCATTGGATTAGCTATCGCCATTATCATTGGATGCTATTACTTTGGATGCCTTGCATTTCTcaacaaaaagagcaaaaatGG CTATCGGAAAGGCCACTCCGACCATGAGGCTACCACAGATGTGGCGGGAATGGTGCTCTCG TGA
- the LOC133167123 gene encoding membrane cofactor protein-like isoform X3 has protein sequence MDISLFLVLSYLGLVMIAQAKDCSRPTLGSNTNLNDEDLLKDTFPDGSKANLVCAVGHQWTGGVKYVTCTDGVWSPVTIQCTAISCGAAEEVENGIVDYPNGIEFGAQLSISCNRGFILVGAARRTCLADGTWSNHPPNCIAVTCDPPPKVAQGNFNPPKEIYQYEDVVQYSCDQDYVLNGSKHRDCSDDGQFKPGPPVCVKVNCPELEIVNAEMVSGARPPYGHMASVTFECISGYKMVGSPTVTCDINSRWLPKLPSCQRKEIPKSTTTVTTPKAKVTPTASSKPDPETENKSDSSHLGMSLGIAFAVIIGLAIAIIIGCYYFGCLAFLNKKSKNGDGRTPAGTTLLEMGRGL, from the exons ATGGACATCTCCTTGTTTCTGGTTTTGAGCTATCTTGGCCTTGTCATGATTGCTCAAG CTAAAGATTGTTCCAGGCCTACATTAGGCAGCAACACAAACCTCAACGATGAGGACTTACTTAAAGATACATTTCCAGATGGGAGCAAAGCTAATCTTGTCTGCGCTGTGGGTCACCAGTGGACGGGGGGCGTTAAATATGTCACATGTACAGATGGTGTGTGGAGTCCTGTGACCATACAATGCACCG ctatttCCTGTGGCGCTGCAGAAGAAGTAGAGAATGGGATTGTTGATTATCCAAATGGTATTGAGTTTGGTGCCCAATTATCCATCAGTTGTAATAGAGG tttcatattgGTTGGTGCCGCTCGACGCACTTGTTTGGCCGATGGAACTTGGAGTAACCACCCACCCAACTGTATAG CGGTGACCTGTGATCCTCCACCAAAAGTGGCTCAAGGCAATTTCAACCCTCCAAAGGAAATCTACCAGTATGAAGACGTTGTACAATACTCCTGTGACCAAGATTATGTTCTCAATGGATCCAAACATCGAGATTGTTCCGATGATGGACAATTCAAACCTGGTCCACCTGTTTGTGTCA AGGTTAACTGTCCTGAGCTGGAGATTGTAAATGCCGAGATGGTTTCAGGTGCTCGACCCCCGTACGGCCACATGGCATCTGTGACGTTTGAGTGCATATCTGGATACAAGATGGTTGGCTCTCCCACCGTGACGTGTGACATCAACAGTCGCTGGTTACCGAAACTTCCAAGTTGTCAGC GAAAAGAAATTCCTAAATCAACTACAACGGTTACAACCCCTAAGGCCAAAGTGACGCCAACAG CCTCTTCTAAACCAGATCCTGAAACGGAAAACA AAAGTGATAGTAGTCATTTGGGGATGTCTCTGGGTATTGCTTTTGCAG TCATCATTGGATTAGCTATCGCCATTATCATTGGATGCTATTACTTTGGATGCCTTGCATTTCTcaacaaaaagagcaaaaatGG TGATGGCAGGACTCCTGCTGGCACAACATTGCTAGAAATGGGAAGAGGACTGTAA
- the LOC133167123 gene encoding C4b-binding protein alpha chain-like isoform X5: protein MDISLFLVLSYLGLVMIAQAKDCSRPTLGSNTNLNDEDLLKDTFPDGSKANLVCAVGHQWTGGVKYVTCTDGVWSPVTIQCTAISCGAAEEVENGIVDYPNGIEFGAQLSISCNRGFILVGAARRTCLADGTWSNHPPNCIAVTCDPPPKVAQGNFNPPKEIYQYEDVVQYSCDQDYVLNGSKHRDCSDDGQFKPGPPVCVKVNCPELEIVNAEMVSGARPPYGHMASVTFECISGYKMVGSPTVTCDINSRWLPKLPSCQPSSKPDPETENKSDSSHLGMSLGIAFAVIIGLAIAIIIGCYYFGCLAFLNKKSKNGYRKGHSDHEATTDVAGMVLSVRH from the exons ATGGACATCTCCTTGTTTCTGGTTTTGAGCTATCTTGGCCTTGTCATGATTGCTCAAG CTAAAGATTGTTCCAGGCCTACATTAGGCAGCAACACAAACCTCAACGATGAGGACTTACTTAAAGATACATTTCCAGATGGGAGCAAAGCTAATCTTGTCTGCGCTGTGGGTCACCAGTGGACGGGGGGCGTTAAATATGTCACATGTACAGATGGTGTGTGGAGTCCTGTGACCATACAATGCACCG ctatttCCTGTGGCGCTGCAGAAGAAGTAGAGAATGGGATTGTTGATTATCCAAATGGTATTGAGTTTGGTGCCCAATTATCCATCAGTTGTAATAGAGG tttcatattgGTTGGTGCCGCTCGACGCACTTGTTTGGCCGATGGAACTTGGAGTAACCACCCACCCAACTGTATAG CGGTGACCTGTGATCCTCCACCAAAAGTGGCTCAAGGCAATTTCAACCCTCCAAAGGAAATCTACCAGTATGAAGACGTTGTACAATACTCCTGTGACCAAGATTATGTTCTCAATGGATCCAAACATCGAGATTGTTCCGATGATGGACAATTCAAACCTGGTCCACCTGTTTGTGTCA AGGTTAACTGTCCTGAGCTGGAGATTGTAAATGCCGAGATGGTTTCAGGTGCTCGACCCCCGTACGGCCACATGGCATCTGTGACGTTTGAGTGCATATCTGGATACAAGATGGTTGGCTCTCCCACCGTGACGTGTGACATCAACAGTCGCTGGTTACCGAAACTTCCAAGTTGTCAGC CCTCTTCTAAACCAGATCCTGAAACGGAAAACA AAAGTGATAGTAGTCATTTGGGGATGTCTCTGGGTATTGCTTTTGCAG TCATCATTGGATTAGCTATCGCCATTATCATTGGATGCTATTACTTTGGATGCCTTGCATTTCTcaacaaaaagagcaaaaatGG CTATCGGAAAGGCCACTCCGACCATGAGGCTACCACAGATGTGGCGGGAATGGTGCTCTCGGTAAGACACTAG